In Anopheles arabiensis isolate DONGOLA chromosome 2, AaraD3, whole genome shotgun sequence, the genomic window CCTTCAAATGCGTATCAAACGCGTATCAAACGGCGTATCAAACGCGAGCCAAAATCGTCTCGTAACGCGGCATTGTGACTTATCACTTCCTCGGTGGCCGCCGCATCTTCCAATTTGGCCTGAATTGCCAAATCCAAATCCAAATCAACGGAAAGCTTCTGGACCTTTGCAATGCGAATGTTGATTTCGATTGCATCCCGTTCGGGTCAAATTCTGCCAAAAATTGTTCGTGCTTAGCCAATACTGCTAGTAAAACTGTCCTTCTGGACGACAAAACGTTTATCGGAGCAGTCATAGTGCGGTTTgacaaaaaacactaaattTCGCGGACACAGTGAACTTGGTCGATTGTGAGGCGACTAAAGCACAGTTACACGCGCGCAAACAGTGATTATCGCGAGAATAATTAAGATTCAGAAAACCAGAATCGTCttaatcctggtcacggcaccaatgtttaatctcactatttcgtataatttattttctgcGTTTCGATGTAactttcaaacctttaatatttaccagcagttattcgttgtgcagcaaaattggaagagagagtttattcgcgacatacactgttatttataaactactcgatcgagccgaacactcgaaattgaacgaagaatgttcgtgtttcgttaagcacgatATGAAGTGACAGGGCTGTGCCTGAACATTTACGGAGTGATTTACGGAGTCAAAGGCAGCATTGGCACCGTTAGCTGTTATAATAAACTCACAAACCTCATGAAAACGGTGTAGCTTTTTTTCGCCCAATCCTTCTTTTGAATAATTATCACAAGTATCAATGAACGAAGCGCATGTGTAGCGGAGATTATTGCTTCAAGAGGATGAGAGGCTTGCcctgaaaaataaaataattttaattcgacactataaaataaattaataaattaataagtaaataaagattcaatattttaacaaacactTCAATCGTCGCTTTTATGTACGCTTCAAACGCATGCACATAcgtttaaaaataacatttacaAAACGCCATTTCATGTAAATGCACTGAATATACAGCAGTGTGAGTGCTTGTTATGCGAGTAAAATGTTATACGCACACCATTCGAAGCCATCATagacattttttctctcaaataaaacattttaatgttgCGAAAGACACAGCTCTTGAGTAATGTAttgtggtcctgaaaaggaccgtttGATTTGAGACTCCACATGGAAGTTTTATAGAGATAAATTTAACCTCCAAAACCGTACAGAGTGCGGCCCTGACGCTTCAGAGCATACACCACATCCATAGCGGTGACGGTCTTACGCTTGGCGTGTTCAGTGTAAGTGACCGCATCACGAATCACATTCTCCAGAAATACTTTCAGGACGCCACGGGTTTCCTCGTAGATGAGGCCGGAGATACGTTTCACTCCTCCGCGCCGAGCCAAACGGCGGATGGCGGGCTTGGTAATGCCCTGGATGTTATCCCGCAGCACTTTTCGGTGACGCTTGGCTCCTCCTTTACCCAgaccttttcctccctttcctcttccAGTCATGATGAGCACAGGATTGTACGTTCACGATGTTCACACTTCAAATTGACGATCACGAATGAGCGTTTTCGAGCTCAACGTCCCTATTTATACTTTTTCATCCACGCATTCCCTCTTGCTCTTAAGATGAGAGAAAACAAGGGTTGGCAAGCGCATAAAAAGAGCTcttgttcgagcagtttcctcatttaacgttcaacttttgtcaaATAAACAAGTTCGCTCCGTGCTCAACGAAACCTACGCTCCCGAAGTGAAATGGCTCGTACCAAGCAAACCGCTCGTAAATCGACTGGAGGTAAGGCTCCTCGCAAGCAGCTGGCCACCAAGGCTGCTCGTAAAAGTGCCCCGGCCACCGGAGGAGTGAAGAAGCCGCATCGTTACCGTCCGGGAACGGTGGCCCTCCGAGAATCCGTCGCTACCAGAAGTCGACCGAGCTGCTCATCCGCAAGCTGCCCTTCCAGCGCTTGGTGCGTGAGATCGCCCAGGACTTCAAGACTGATCTCCGCTTCCAGAGCTCAGCCGTCATGGCGCTGCAGGAAGCCAGCGAGGCGTATCTGGTTGGTCTGTTCGAAGACACGAATCTGTGCGCCATCCACGCCAAGCGCGTCACCATCATGCCCAAGGACATCCAGCTGGCCCGTCGCATCCGCGGAGAGCGTGCCTAAATCGTCCATGCATCCGAAAGCGGTCCCTGTCTAAACGGGGCATTTCCTTCTCaaaacggtccttttcaggaccaccAATGCTGTTGACCATTCCAAGAATTTTCTTTCGATTGCTATTATGAAATTGTACATACCTTCACGTATGTCGTTTTGTTATAACGAGGAAAGtgtgaaaagggggaaaatttgttttaaataatcaatgtTATGGGaggtattttaactttttcttgtCAAAGTTTCGCTTTTTAATAGGGCATCTGAGGATTTTGACTATATTGATCAATACTTTATTACCATCTATATAACCTATGACTATTATACCAACATCGCTGCTTACAACAAACTACGAACGAATAGTATGActatatattttacaacaaatgttCGACACAAACAACTTAACTGATGCTTATACACACTTTAATTCAAACGCTTAAGAAGACGACCCTTCAATCCTTATAAGCAAgattaaaatcgaacaaatctattACAACATTTGACTCACGACACATAAGCTGCTATTGGTTGCTTTGTCGATAAATTATCCTCGTATGCGcgaggaaaatttaattaaaaaaatgattgtcaTACAACGAGCGAAACGACTTCTATTCATAATTCATGATACACGAAActccattttcaatttcacctcGCAAAACGCTTCCAACCAGTgcagactttttttttaatgtttttttttttttaaacgtgctaaggttctatttaacattaatatttacaatgaacaacgcagaactttaatgtcaatcacagcatcattgtttccaatacaaagttcgcaaacaaacttaggatatggctgcgtttacctgcactaatgccatttagtacaggcaaacgcaacaaactgaACAATAACGTTGACGAAGACGGACACCCTGAAATTAAAGCGCTAATTCGCTGGTGCAGATGAAACGAAGGATAATTCTTTGTTTGAATGCGGTttgtggtcctgaaaaggaccgatTTGAGAGAACGAAGCCAATCATTTCAGTGGCTTACTTCGAGCTGGTGTACTTTGTGACAGCCTTCGTTCCTTCGGAGACGGCGTGCTTGGCAAGCTcaccaggcagcagcagacgaacaGCGGTTTGGATTTCGCGGGACGTGATCGTCGAACGCTTGTTGTAGTGCGCCAAGCGGGATGCCTCAGCAGCAATGCGTTCGAAGATATCGTTGACGAAACTGTTCATGATGCTCATGGCCTTCGAAGAGATGCCAGTATCCGGGTGGACTTGCTTCAACACTTTGTAGATGTAAATAGCGTAGCTTTCCTTGCGGGTCttgcgcttctttttcttgtcggacttggaaatatttttctgggcCTTGCCAGACTTCTTCGCAGCTTTTCCACTGGTTTTGGGTGCCATTTCGacggaaaaattcactcaacaCTGGGACACGATGTGTATGATTCAACGGGTGATTGCGTTCTAGAAAAATTCCGAGCTCTCCGATCGCTTATAACGGGCTGTGAGAGAGAATACGTATCGTGCAGCTCGAAAAATTCCAAACGAGTATCGGGCAGCACGAATAAGCTGCTATATAAGCATCGGTCGGGTCAAAATTGTTCTATTATAAAAGACCCTTCTCAAGGAGAACATCGTGTTGTTCGTGATCCCTTACAAACGTACCCCAATCAAATCTAACCATGTCTGGCcgtggaaagggaggaaaggtaAAGGGAAAGGCGAAGTCCCGTTCCAACCGTGCCGGTCTTCAGTTCCCCGTTGGCCGTATTCATCGTCTCCTGCGCAAGGGTAACTATGCCGAGCGCGTCGGTGCCGGAGCACCCGTGTATCTGGCAGCCGTCATGGAATACTTGGCCGCTGAAGTGCTTGAGTTGGCCGGAAACGCTGCCCGTGACAACAAGAAGACGCGCATCATCCCGCGTCATCTGCAGCTGGCCATCCGCAACGACGAGGAGTTGAACAAGCTGCTGTCCGGAGTAACCATCGCTCAGGGTGGTGTGCTGCCCAACATTCaggccgtgctgctgcccaagAAGACCGAAAAGAAGGCTTAAACGGTGTGACAAAGCTTCCTTCATCTCAAACCCAAAACCGTCCTTTTCAGGGCGACAAATTACTTTGCCAAAgacattttattcgatttatgCTGTTATGGGAGAaccagaaggaaaaaaatccagATATATCATGAACCGTGCTTGAAACTgtgtacaaaatgtaaatgaaaaaatgtgccgtcctttggcacaaaaagcatcccttaatattttcaattctgTAACCTCTCACTACGAATTCTACAAAATGCAGCATATCATAAGCGATGCATAAGATTTTCCAGGTAGCTTGTTCAAGAGGGTTGGTTTTACCATATAAATACAACCAGTGATACCTGCGTGTTGACTTTTTTCTGAAAACAGTAAAGGACACTTTTACCTGAATTATCGTTAACCAcgggaaaatgttgaaagggTCGATTGTCGAAAAATGTTGTGCGTTTAGGTAGCCTTAAGTTCTTTGGCTTTCAATATATCGGGAAACGTTGACAATGGCTTTAAAAAAGTTGGACCAAAAATTAGGAAGgttcaaataaacaaccatACTTATAAATGTTTCCCTTCACCCTTCATCTTAATCACCAGTTACCCAAATttgtgaagcattttaaagtgtttcgttgtttgaaacaataaaatgatttgCAATGTAGGAATGCCTATAAAATACAAAGTATTGAAATGCCCTAACGCATATGCAACTCCACATTCAATAACGCCATCTAGTGGTGATCAAAGTCCCTGCAACCAGTAGCAACGCCATCTAAATAattggtaaaagtaaggctcagtgATCTACGTTACATATGAGAAGCGTTACATGCCTTTTAAAATTCCCAAGcagtatttttgaaaatttcataaacaccccaaaagctttcaattttagtaacatttcctatgattagaaagtataaaatattaaaaatattaataaattaaaaatgtatatgaCATATAATTATTACCTATTCAATCTATGTTTCCGCCTATTGTGAATAAACTTTACTTTAGGTGCGAGGGCTCTTTTTAAATTGAGGTTAATGAAGGTAgtaaatatttgtatgtatttcATTATCCTGCTTTATCAATagttgggaaaataaataaataatcatttttaaaagtaacaattttttatgtgtaagattgttattattataatacgtgaagttgttacaactctgattgctgttaaaaatgatagcctaatagtaataatattatttatttatactcatgaATTATCAATGAGTGTTATCTTTGCAAttgctgttcttttttatgtttgttcaaaaattgttgcttttctaattatcatgtaaaacaacgatgataatctattaatttgctcatcc contains:
- the LOC120893308 gene encoding histone H2B encodes the protein MAPKTSGKAAKKSGKAQKNISKSDKKKKRKTRKESYAIYIYKVLKQVHPDTGISSKAMSIMNSFVNDIFERIAAEASRLAHYNKRSTITSREIQTAVRLLLPGELAKHAVSEGTKAVTKYTSSK
- the LOC120893319 gene encoding histone H2A; this encodes MSGRGKGGKVKGKAKSRSNRAGLQFPVGRIHRLLRKGNYAERVGAGAPVYLAAVMEYLAAEVLELAGNAARDNKKTRIIPRHLQLAIRNDEELNKLLSGVTIAQGGVLPNIQAVLLPKKTEKKA